The proteins below are encoded in one region of Phaseolus vulgaris cultivar G19833 chromosome 1, P. vulgaris v2.0, whole genome shotgun sequence:
- the LOC137814074 gene encoding uncharacterized protein isoform X4: MEGEEELLWKSEPQRESIVSVTLARAITSLLTSRPKKLHDSISRLSSHSSRSHTSLASLEDSLWFFHTYVADAATNNSSLDQLLLPIIDSVLKSKHGDQGMLLLNWLFQDEHLFQPVAQALAGVVARKHVHDRYLLLGWCLLLRNLVEFETSAHQSMFGGIRERYGDLLKILSTCLPDLASIVSKGSTLQDGFELPSRLGVSAADCFLSLSGALTKVADSKKSKLDARAKDQAITFVQSPTTDQKEKLDSKFLMSMIERDYTLWHHLDDIICLVGRLLSWSKKSRFLHAKGLEQVLKWLEEIKDHHGSFQHGAALETDSNALKTGDLLLSSCWKHYSVLLHLEDKKFSQHYKKLLDQYMSGIQYYMDNHTGGGYTDNNDGGLETRKFFLNCLCLLLGRLDIKRFESTVSEFGMNISRILVPQLNCTDEDVIAGVVSIFKAIILRPDYSQEDALTDSRKENSVIPFLLHLLDERDGTARAVVMLIGEYCSMSKDDQCLMEVLKRLDSGNISQRRNAMDVISEVLHISSNSQSLMSCSARKDIANKLLERLGDEEIMIREQASKLLPMIDPSLYLPALVGLVYSSDETKSIASDSIIEVLKHHNQRIEVIFLFLDCLSNTSISLDLPQSNGDKGSKFDTDRLLKLVPVWSKSVQDWNLLIGPLVDKMFADPSNATTVKFLSYISENLANVADLVLHHVLLHVREQKQIDESFLSRWEQRTYSSDEFEEMQQSLFEHLCPLLIIKILPLKTFNDLNSSIMYGHLSKNIIPASRNTDIDCDCISAFLLNRAFSEFEFEDVRKLSAELCGRIHPQVLLPFLCSLLERAVASKNILKIKACLFSICTSLVVRGWESLYHCSMYAIREMIETVLLWPCLNADSVSKAQHGCIDCLALMICAELQAKESITTSMPDKTKAVGKEGKSVVSYVLNQFFNNKNERTSTPEFGDENSEFVAAAVSLSFRLCMGNVLISTCQKISESCKKPFAAQVLPFLLHSLEFETMSEIRAACTQVLFSAVYHLRSAVLPYASDLLRSALKALRKESDKERIAGAKLIASLMASEDVILENIFVGLLEARSVLSTISSSDPSLELQQLCRNLLACISSP; encoded by the exons ATGGAGGGAGAAGAAGAGTTGCTATGGAAATCGGAGCCACAACGCGAGTCCATCGTCTCCGTCACGCTCGCACGTGCCATAACTTCTCTTCTCACTTCCCGTCCCAAGAAGCTTCACGACTCTATTTCTCGCCTCTCTTCACATTCTTCGCGCTCGCACACTTCACTCGCTTCCCTCGAAGATTCTCTCTGGTTCTTCCACACCTACGTAGCCGACGCTGCGACCAACAATTCTTCCCTCGACCAACTTCTTCTTCCAATCATCGACAGC GTGTTGAAGTCCAAGCACGGTGACCAAGGTATGCTTCTGTTGAACTGGCTCTTCCAGGACGAGCATCTTTTCCAACCCGTTGCCCAGGCTCTCGCTGGCGTCGTTGCCAGAAAGCACGTGCACGATCGCTACTTGTTGCTTGGTTGGTGCCTCCTTCTTCGGAATCTCGTTGAATTTGAAACTTCTGCTCATCAATCCATGTTTGGTG GGATACGGGAGAGGTATGGAGATTTGTTGAAGATACTCTCCACCTGCCTTCCGGATTTGGCCAGCATTGTTAGTAAAGGAAG CACTTTGCAGGATGGTTTTGAGTTGCCATCTCGCCTTGGAGTGTCCGCAGCTGATTGTTTTTTGTCCCTTTCGGGAGCATTAACAAAAGTGGCAGACAGCAAAAAGTCAAAATTAGATGCTAGAGCAAAAGATCAAGCAATTACTTTTGTACAATCTCCTACTACTGACCAGAAGGAGAAATTGGATTCAAAATTTTTGATGTCAATGATCGAAAGGGACTATACTCTGTGGCATCATTTAGATGACATTATTTGTTTGGTTGGAAGACTCCTTTCT TGGAGCAAGAAAAGTCGTTTTTTACATGCCAAAGGCTTGGAGCAAGTTCTTAAATGGCTGGAGGAGATAAAGGATCACCATGGGTCCTTTCAACATGGGGCAG CATTGGAGACAGATTCTAATGCTCTCAAGACTGGAGATTTACTGCTCTCTTCTTGCTGGAAGCATTATAGCGTGCTACTACACCTGGAAGATAAGAAGTTCTCTCAGCATTACAAGAAACTGTTGGACCAGTATATGTCTGGCATCCAG TATTATATGGACAACCACACTGGTGGTGGCTATACTGACAACAATGATGGTGGGTTGGAGACCAGAAAATTCTTTTTGAATTGTTTATGCCTGCTTTTGGGACGTCTGGACATCAAGAGATTTGAAAGCACAGTGTCGGAATTTGGGATGAATATCTCACGCATTCTAGTACCACAG CTTAATTGCACTGATGAAGATGTGATAGCTGGGGTTGTTTCAATATTCAAGGCTATCATTCTGAGGCCAGATTACTCACAAGAAGATGCACTTACTGACAGTAGGAAGGAAAAtagtgtgattccttttctGCTTCACCTTTTAGATGAGCGGGATGGTACAGCTAGAGCTGTTGTTATGCTGATAGGAGAATACTGCTCAAT GAGCAAAGATGATCAGTGTCTTATGGAAGTTCTAAAGCGCCTTGATTCTGGAAACATTTCCCAGAGAAGAAATGCTATGGATGTTATTTCAGAAGTCTTACATATATCATCAAATTCACAAAGTTTAATGTCTTGTTCTGCTAG GAAAGATATAGCCAACAAATTGCTAGAGCGGCTTGGAGATGAAGAAATTATGATTCGTGAACAGGCATCCAAATTACTTCCAATGATAG ATCCTTCATTGTACTTGCCTGCACTGGTTGGTCTTGTCTACTCTTCAGATGAGACAAAATCAATTGCTAGTGATTCCATCATTGAGGTTCTCAAACATCACAACCAGAGAATTGAAGTCATATTCTTGTTTCTTGACTGTCTTAG CAACACCAGTATAAGCCTGGACCTTCCACAGTCCAATGGAGATAAAG GGTCAAAGTTCGATACTGACCGACTACTCAAACTGGTTCCAGTATGGTCTAAAAGT GTTCAAGACTGGAACTTATTAATCGGACCACTGGTTGACAAGATGTTTGCAGATCCATCAAATGCAACTACTGTCAAATTCTTGAGTTATATAAGTGAAAACTTAGCAAATGTTGCTGATCTTGTATTGCATCATGTTCTGTTGCATGTTAGAGAACAGAAGCA GATTGATGAAAGTTTCTTATCAAGATGGGAGCAAAGAACCTACTCAAGTGATGAGTTTGAAGAAATGCAGCAATCTCTGTTCGAGCATCTTTGCCCTTTGCTTATAATTAAGATTCTTCCCCTGAAAACTTTCAACGACCTCAATTCATCCATTATGTATGGGCATCTCAGTAAAAACATTATTCCGG CAAGCAGGAACACTGATATTGATTGTGATTGTATCTCTGCTTTCCTTCTAAACAG GGCTTTTTCTGAGTTTGAATTTGAAGATGTTCGGAAGCTCTCTGCTGAGCTGTGTGGACGCATTCATCCACAA GTTCTACTCCCATTTCTTTGCTCCTTATTAGAGAGGGCTGTTGCCTCTAAGAATATACTGAAGATAAAGGCCTGTTTATTTTCGATCTGCACATCACTAGTG GTCAGAGGATGGGAGTCACTTTATCATTGTTCAATGTATGCAATTAGAGAGATGATTGAAACAGTATTGTTATGGCCTTGTCTGAACGCTGATTCAG TTTCTAAAGCACAACACGGATGCATTGATTGTCTAGCACTGATGATATGTGCTGAACTACAAGCTAAGGAATCAATCACCACTTCCATGCCTGACAAAACTAAGGCCGTTGGAAAGGAAG GGAAGTCTGTTGTCAGCTATGTGCTCAATCAGTTCTTTAACAACAAGAATGAACGAACTTCAACTCCAGAGTTTGGGGATGAAAACTCAGAATTTGTTGCTGCTGCAGTATCTCTCTCTTTTCGTCTGTGTATGGGTAATGTTCTCATTAGCACTTGCCAGAAGATATCAGAATCTTGCAAGAAGCCCTTTGCAGCACaagttcttccttttcttcttcattctctTGAG TTTGAAACGATGTCAGAGATTAGAGCAGCATGCACCCAGGTCCTATTTTCAGCTGTCTATCATCTAAGATCTGCAGTTCTTCCCTATGCATCTGACCTTCTCAGAAGCGCCCTAAAAGCCCTGAGGAAGGAGTCGGACAAG GAAAGGATAGCAGGTGCGAAGCTCATAGCATCACTTATGGCCAGCGAAGATGTGATTTTGGAAAACATATTTGTTGGACTGTTAGAAGCTAGGTCTGTACTCTCAACCATATCCTCGTCAGATCCTTCCCTTGAGTTACAACAGCTATGCCGCAACTTGCTAGCATGCATATCTTCTCCTTGA
- the LOC137814074 gene encoding uncharacterized protein isoform X5: protein MSMIERDYTLWHHLDDIICLVGRLLSWSKKSRFLHAKGLEQVLKWLEEIKDHHGSFQHGAALETDSNALKTGDLLLSSCWKHYSVLLHLEDKKFSQHYKKLLDQYMSGIQYYMDNHTGGGYTDNNDGGLETRKFFLNCLCLLLGRLDIKRFESTVSEFGMNISRILVPQLNCTDEDVIAGVVSIFKAIILRPDYSQEDALTDSRKENSVIPFLLHLLDERDGTARAVVMLIGEYCSMSKDDQCLMEVLKRLDSGNISQRRNAMDVISEVLHISSNSQSLMSCSARKDIANKLLERLGDEEIMIREQASKLLPMIDPSLYLPALVGLVYSSDETKSIASDSIIEVLKHHNQRIEVIFLFLDCLSNTSISLDLPQSNGDKGSKFDTDRLLKLVPVWSKSVQDWNLLIGPLVDKMFADPSNATTVKFLSYISENLANVADLVLHHVLLHVREQKQIDESFLSRWEQRTYSSDEFEEMQQSLFEHLCPLLIIKILPLKTFNDLNSSIMYGHLSKNIIPDAASRNTDIDCDCISAFLLNRAFSEFEFEDVRKLSAELCGRIHPQVLLPFLCSLLERAVASKNILKIKACLFSICTSLVVRGWESLYHCSMYAIREMIETVLLWPCLNADSVSKAQHGCIDCLALMICAELQAKESITTSMPDKTKAVGKEGKSVVSYVLNQFFNNKNERTSTPEFGDENSEFVAAAVSLSFRLCMGNVLISTCQKISESCKKPFAAQVLPFLLHSLEFETMSEIRAACTQVLFSAVYHLRSAVLPYASDLLRSALKALRKESDKERIAGAKLIASLMASEDVILENIFVGLLEARSVLSTISSSDPSLELQQLCRNLLACISSP, encoded by the exons ATGTCAATGATCGAAAGGGACTATACTCTGTGGCATCATTTAGATGACATTATTTGTTTGGTTGGAAGACTCCTTTCT TGGAGCAAGAAAAGTCGTTTTTTACATGCCAAAGGCTTGGAGCAAGTTCTTAAATGGCTGGAGGAGATAAAGGATCACCATGGGTCCTTTCAACATGGGGCAG CATTGGAGACAGATTCTAATGCTCTCAAGACTGGAGATTTACTGCTCTCTTCTTGCTGGAAGCATTATAGCGTGCTACTACACCTGGAAGATAAGAAGTTCTCTCAGCATTACAAGAAACTGTTGGACCAGTATATGTCTGGCATCCAG TATTATATGGACAACCACACTGGTGGTGGCTATACTGACAACAATGATGGTGGGTTGGAGACCAGAAAATTCTTTTTGAATTGTTTATGCCTGCTTTTGGGACGTCTGGACATCAAGAGATTTGAAAGCACAGTGTCGGAATTTGGGATGAATATCTCACGCATTCTAGTACCACAG CTTAATTGCACTGATGAAGATGTGATAGCTGGGGTTGTTTCAATATTCAAGGCTATCATTCTGAGGCCAGATTACTCACAAGAAGATGCACTTACTGACAGTAGGAAGGAAAAtagtgtgattccttttctGCTTCACCTTTTAGATGAGCGGGATGGTACAGCTAGAGCTGTTGTTATGCTGATAGGAGAATACTGCTCAAT GAGCAAAGATGATCAGTGTCTTATGGAAGTTCTAAAGCGCCTTGATTCTGGAAACATTTCCCAGAGAAGAAATGCTATGGATGTTATTTCAGAAGTCTTACATATATCATCAAATTCACAAAGTTTAATGTCTTGTTCTGCTAG GAAAGATATAGCCAACAAATTGCTAGAGCGGCTTGGAGATGAAGAAATTATGATTCGTGAACAGGCATCCAAATTACTTCCAATGATAG ATCCTTCATTGTACTTGCCTGCACTGGTTGGTCTTGTCTACTCTTCAGATGAGACAAAATCAATTGCTAGTGATTCCATCATTGAGGTTCTCAAACATCACAACCAGAGAATTGAAGTCATATTCTTGTTTCTTGACTGTCTTAG CAACACCAGTATAAGCCTGGACCTTCCACAGTCCAATGGAGATAAAG GGTCAAAGTTCGATACTGACCGACTACTCAAACTGGTTCCAGTATGGTCTAAAAGT GTTCAAGACTGGAACTTATTAATCGGACCACTGGTTGACAAGATGTTTGCAGATCCATCAAATGCAACTACTGTCAAATTCTTGAGTTATATAAGTGAAAACTTAGCAAATGTTGCTGATCTTGTATTGCATCATGTTCTGTTGCATGTTAGAGAACAGAAGCA GATTGATGAAAGTTTCTTATCAAGATGGGAGCAAAGAACCTACTCAAGTGATGAGTTTGAAGAAATGCAGCAATCTCTGTTCGAGCATCTTTGCCCTTTGCTTATAATTAAGATTCTTCCCCTGAAAACTTTCAACGACCTCAATTCATCCATTATGTATGGGCATCTCAGTAAAAACATTATTCCGG ATGCAGCAAGCAGGAACACTGATATTGATTGTGATTGTATCTCTGCTTTCCTTCTAAACAG GGCTTTTTCTGAGTTTGAATTTGAAGATGTTCGGAAGCTCTCTGCTGAGCTGTGTGGACGCATTCATCCACAA GTTCTACTCCCATTTCTTTGCTCCTTATTAGAGAGGGCTGTTGCCTCTAAGAATATACTGAAGATAAAGGCCTGTTTATTTTCGATCTGCACATCACTAGTG GTCAGAGGATGGGAGTCACTTTATCATTGTTCAATGTATGCAATTAGAGAGATGATTGAAACAGTATTGTTATGGCCTTGTCTGAACGCTGATTCAG TTTCTAAAGCACAACACGGATGCATTGATTGTCTAGCACTGATGATATGTGCTGAACTACAAGCTAAGGAATCAATCACCACTTCCATGCCTGACAAAACTAAGGCCGTTGGAAAGGAAG GGAAGTCTGTTGTCAGCTATGTGCTCAATCAGTTCTTTAACAACAAGAATGAACGAACTTCAACTCCAGAGTTTGGGGATGAAAACTCAGAATTTGTTGCTGCTGCAGTATCTCTCTCTTTTCGTCTGTGTATGGGTAATGTTCTCATTAGCACTTGCCAGAAGATATCAGAATCTTGCAAGAAGCCCTTTGCAGCACaagttcttccttttcttcttcattctctTGAG TTTGAAACGATGTCAGAGATTAGAGCAGCATGCACCCAGGTCCTATTTTCAGCTGTCTATCATCTAAGATCTGCAGTTCTTCCCTATGCATCTGACCTTCTCAGAAGCGCCCTAAAAGCCCTGAGGAAGGAGTCGGACAAG GAAAGGATAGCAGGTGCGAAGCTCATAGCATCACTTATGGCCAGCGAAGATGTGATTTTGGAAAACATATTTGTTGGACTGTTAGAAGCTAGGTCTGTACTCTCAACCATATCCTCGTCAGATCCTTCCCTTGAGTTACAACAGCTATGCCGCAACTTGCTAGCATGCATATCTTCTCCTTGA
- the LOC137814074 gene encoding uncharacterized protein isoform X6, which produces MSMIERDYTLWHHLDDIICLVGRLLSWSKKSRFLHAKGLEQVLKWLEEIKDHHGSFQHGAALETDSNALKTGDLLLSSCWKHYSVLLHLEDKKFSQHYKKLLDQYMSGIQYYMDNHTGGGYTDNNDGGLETRKFFLNCLCLLLGRLDIKRFESTVSEFGMNISRILVPQLNCTDEDVIAGVVSIFKAIILRPDYSQEDALTDSRKENSVIPFLLHLLDERDGTARAVVMLIGEYCSMSKDDQCLMEVLKRLDSGNISQRRNAMDVISEVLHISSNSQSLMSCSARKDIANKLLERLGDEEIMIREQASKLLPMIDPSLYLPALVGLVYSSDETKSIASDSIIEVLKHHNQRIEVIFLFLDCLSNTSISLDLPQSNGDKGSKFDTDRLLKLVPVWSKSVQDWNLLIGPLVDKMFADPSNATTVKFLSYISENLANVADLVLHHVLLHVREQKQIDESFLSRWEQRTYSSDEFEEMQQSLFEHLCPLLIIKILPLKTFNDLNSSIMYGHLSKNIIPASRNTDIDCDCISAFLLNRAFSEFEFEDVRKLSAELCGRIHPQVLLPFLCSLLERAVASKNILKIKACLFSICTSLVVRGWESLYHCSMYAIREMIETVLLWPCLNADSVSKAQHGCIDCLALMICAELQAKESITTSMPDKTKAVGKEGKSVVSYVLNQFFNNKNERTSTPEFGDENSEFVAAAVSLSFRLCMGNVLISTCQKISESCKKPFAAQVLPFLLHSLEFETMSEIRAACTQVLFSAVYHLRSAVLPYASDLLRSALKALRKESDKERIAGAKLIASLMASEDVILENIFVGLLEARSVLSTISSSDPSLELQQLCRNLLACISSP; this is translated from the exons ATGTCAATGATCGAAAGGGACTATACTCTGTGGCATCATTTAGATGACATTATTTGTTTGGTTGGAAGACTCCTTTCT TGGAGCAAGAAAAGTCGTTTTTTACATGCCAAAGGCTTGGAGCAAGTTCTTAAATGGCTGGAGGAGATAAAGGATCACCATGGGTCCTTTCAACATGGGGCAG CATTGGAGACAGATTCTAATGCTCTCAAGACTGGAGATTTACTGCTCTCTTCTTGCTGGAAGCATTATAGCGTGCTACTACACCTGGAAGATAAGAAGTTCTCTCAGCATTACAAGAAACTGTTGGACCAGTATATGTCTGGCATCCAG TATTATATGGACAACCACACTGGTGGTGGCTATACTGACAACAATGATGGTGGGTTGGAGACCAGAAAATTCTTTTTGAATTGTTTATGCCTGCTTTTGGGACGTCTGGACATCAAGAGATTTGAAAGCACAGTGTCGGAATTTGGGATGAATATCTCACGCATTCTAGTACCACAG CTTAATTGCACTGATGAAGATGTGATAGCTGGGGTTGTTTCAATATTCAAGGCTATCATTCTGAGGCCAGATTACTCACAAGAAGATGCACTTACTGACAGTAGGAAGGAAAAtagtgtgattccttttctGCTTCACCTTTTAGATGAGCGGGATGGTACAGCTAGAGCTGTTGTTATGCTGATAGGAGAATACTGCTCAAT GAGCAAAGATGATCAGTGTCTTATGGAAGTTCTAAAGCGCCTTGATTCTGGAAACATTTCCCAGAGAAGAAATGCTATGGATGTTATTTCAGAAGTCTTACATATATCATCAAATTCACAAAGTTTAATGTCTTGTTCTGCTAG GAAAGATATAGCCAACAAATTGCTAGAGCGGCTTGGAGATGAAGAAATTATGATTCGTGAACAGGCATCCAAATTACTTCCAATGATAG ATCCTTCATTGTACTTGCCTGCACTGGTTGGTCTTGTCTACTCTTCAGATGAGACAAAATCAATTGCTAGTGATTCCATCATTGAGGTTCTCAAACATCACAACCAGAGAATTGAAGTCATATTCTTGTTTCTTGACTGTCTTAG CAACACCAGTATAAGCCTGGACCTTCCACAGTCCAATGGAGATAAAG GGTCAAAGTTCGATACTGACCGACTACTCAAACTGGTTCCAGTATGGTCTAAAAGT GTTCAAGACTGGAACTTATTAATCGGACCACTGGTTGACAAGATGTTTGCAGATCCATCAAATGCAACTACTGTCAAATTCTTGAGTTATATAAGTGAAAACTTAGCAAATGTTGCTGATCTTGTATTGCATCATGTTCTGTTGCATGTTAGAGAACAGAAGCA GATTGATGAAAGTTTCTTATCAAGATGGGAGCAAAGAACCTACTCAAGTGATGAGTTTGAAGAAATGCAGCAATCTCTGTTCGAGCATCTTTGCCCTTTGCTTATAATTAAGATTCTTCCCCTGAAAACTTTCAACGACCTCAATTCATCCATTATGTATGGGCATCTCAGTAAAAACATTATTCCGG CAAGCAGGAACACTGATATTGATTGTGATTGTATCTCTGCTTTCCTTCTAAACAG GGCTTTTTCTGAGTTTGAATTTGAAGATGTTCGGAAGCTCTCTGCTGAGCTGTGTGGACGCATTCATCCACAA GTTCTACTCCCATTTCTTTGCTCCTTATTAGAGAGGGCTGTTGCCTCTAAGAATATACTGAAGATAAAGGCCTGTTTATTTTCGATCTGCACATCACTAGTG GTCAGAGGATGGGAGTCACTTTATCATTGTTCAATGTATGCAATTAGAGAGATGATTGAAACAGTATTGTTATGGCCTTGTCTGAACGCTGATTCAG TTTCTAAAGCACAACACGGATGCATTGATTGTCTAGCACTGATGATATGTGCTGAACTACAAGCTAAGGAATCAATCACCACTTCCATGCCTGACAAAACTAAGGCCGTTGGAAAGGAAG GGAAGTCTGTTGTCAGCTATGTGCTCAATCAGTTCTTTAACAACAAGAATGAACGAACTTCAACTCCAGAGTTTGGGGATGAAAACTCAGAATTTGTTGCTGCTGCAGTATCTCTCTCTTTTCGTCTGTGTATGGGTAATGTTCTCATTAGCACTTGCCAGAAGATATCAGAATCTTGCAAGAAGCCCTTTGCAGCACaagttcttccttttcttcttcattctctTGAG TTTGAAACGATGTCAGAGATTAGAGCAGCATGCACCCAGGTCCTATTTTCAGCTGTCTATCATCTAAGATCTGCAGTTCTTCCCTATGCATCTGACCTTCTCAGAAGCGCCCTAAAAGCCCTGAGGAAGGAGTCGGACAAG GAAAGGATAGCAGGTGCGAAGCTCATAGCATCACTTATGGCCAGCGAAGATGTGATTTTGGAAAACATATTTGTTGGACTGTTAGAAGCTAGGTCTGTACTCTCAACCATATCCTCGTCAGATCCTTCCCTTGAGTTACAACAGCTATGCCGCAACTTGCTAGCATGCATATCTTCTCCTTGA